A window of the Lolium perenne isolate Kyuss_39 chromosome 7, Kyuss_2.0, whole genome shotgun sequence genome harbors these coding sequences:
- the LOC139833733 gene encoding uncharacterized protein, with protein MTTTGSAILPATLPVTSSPDTTAQTAVTSAPPPALPQMVSSGPVAAPARTADSPAALLPGSLPATFDPAAIYTDAARVAASLGQGAGMGFSPMAGYPGFYPGYPGYPMMGFVPPPMAQHSTAPLLGLPAPSAAPPASPYGSTSTSPYDPAPTPTPAHAFPHGLPPVVTIAPSITIKLTSENYLFWRAQVGPLLRSHLLMGYVDGTVPCPDPHIVVPHAGGMHHVPNPAHQHWTQQDQAILSGFVSSMTEGVLGMIMFSGTSREAWETLGGAFASTSIARSSAIRQEMAELKKGTKTINAYFHQMKALSDSLTSIGEPLRDAEFVSYILAGLDEEYDALYEVVTNRTTPIPIRDLFSQLQSTEQRKLAQRRSGNSSHYPAAHMAAPIAAYGAGRGGPRPPTPSFSSGKSPQPSTTPKTTGGRAPIVCQLCGVPRHTASRCYKRFNRDFLGIGNDGTNTEKQLAMAMSASHGSQGASQSVDPAWYADSGATHHITHELDKLTTREAYHGTDQVHTANGAACFLINRLPSRTIDMKTPLQRLLNETPDYTFFKVFGDVIFDENVFPFVNMPNSPMSPPVSESSLLSADQFMDIAHASPLLADHGAGVGRGHRLEVLIPQSPVFHVDRNAPLHGSAPGCVQPCSSSSPPGPVGFAQPAAESAEPAPARASGSGTRTDASRAVDGLRGDASSPPRAPARHCISSPPRAPAQQYISPVRTPVSASLHGEQQQPDSLHGEQQQLHGQHDSLHEEQQQHDSPAPHDSMHAEQHQQDSPSCTHSEQTSATSSGAPATSAPTSADTAPVIATTSAPPPTGPVTRRRHGIHQPKQRTDGTVAWNCVIAAHTTLKHTHEPRDYKEALRTPHWREAMETEFSALQANGTWKLVPPVSGVNLIDSRWVFKVKLHADGSIERYKARLVAKGYKQRYGLDYDETFSPVVKPATIRLLLAMALSRRWHLRQLDIQNAFLNGFLDEEVYMRQPPGFIDSEKPGHYCKLVRSLYGLKQAPRAWHARLSSVLGSLGFSPSVTDTSLFVLRRSDITVYLLVYVDDIIVLSSTAVAIPKLISQLRSEFSVKDLGILHYFLGIEVSSPSSGSLLLRQRKYALELLARAGMLKCTPVTTPMASSERLCSTDGDPLPPEEATQYRIDSGLQLWSSSSTLLSAFSDADWAGSIDDRRSTGGYAIFYGGFKKLVRMCSWRSAGLVAAARFVVVAQSYSSLLLNVVIASIVAAHIVSGSGLVAAASRIAVAHSPALFSLLLNVVVGSIDFGLGCNGHFWKF; from the exons ATGACCACGACCGGATCCGCGATCCTGCCTGCGACTCTGCCGGTGACCTCCTCGCCGGACACAACTGCCCAGACCGCCGTGACCTCCGCTCCGCCGCCAGCTCTCCCGCAGATGGTTTCGAGCGGGCCTGTGGCTGCTCCGGCTCGGACTGCCGATTCTCCAGCAGCGCTGCTGCCAGGATCCCTGCCAGCAACTTTCGATCCTGCAGCAATCTACACGGATGCCGCCCGTGTTGCCGCTTCTCTCGGCCAAGGCGCCGGGATGGGCTTCTCCCCCATGGCCGGGTATCCAGGGTTCTACCCCGGGTATCCAGGGTACCCTATGATGGGTTTTGTGCCGCCCCCAATGGCGCAGCACTCAACAGCGCCCTTGCTAGGGCTTCCGGCGCCATCTGCAGCGCCTCCCGCATCGCCCTATGGCTCTACATCAACATCGCCGTACGACCCTGCTCCGACCCCTACGCCGGCGCATGCTTTTCCACATGGTCTGCCCCCGGTGGTCACTATTGCTCCGTCGATTACTATCAAACTGACGAGCGAGAACTACCTCTTCTGGCGTGCCCAAGTTGGTCCGCTTCTCCGCAGTCATCTGCTGATGGGTTATGTCGATGGCACTGTTCCATGCCCTGATCCCCACATTGTTGTTCCTCACGCTGGTGGCATGCATCATGTCCCTAACCCGGCGCATCAGCATTGGACTCAGCAGGACCAAGCCATTCTTTCTGGTTTTGTCTCTTCGATGACGGAAGGCGTTCTTGGCATGATCATGTTCTCCGGCACTTCTCGCGAGGCCTGGGAGACTCTCGGTGGAGCCTTTGCCTCCACCTCTATTGCCAGGTCTTCTGCGATTCGACAGGAGATGGCTGAATTGAAGAAGGGAACCAAGACCATTAATGCCTACTTTCATCAGATGAAGGCGCTCTCGGATTCCCTAACCAGCATTGGCGAGCCTCTGCGCGATGCGGAGTTTGTCTCATACATACTCGCTGGACTTGATGAAGAGTATGATGCTCTCTATGAGGTGGTGACCAATCGCACTACCCCTATACCGATTCGCGACCTGTTCTCGCAACTTCAGAGCACAGAACAGCGCAAATTGGCTCAGCGTCGCTCCGGCAATTCCTCGCATTACCCTGCTGCACATATGGCTGCACCTATCGCTGCCTATGGAGCTGGTCGAGGTGGACCCCGACCCCCTACGCCATCCTTCTCTTCAGGGAAGTCACCACAACCGTCCACCACACCCAAGACAACTGGCGGGCGTGCACCTATCGTTTGCCAGCTATGTGGGGTTCCTCGCCATACAGCTTCCAGATGCTACAAGCGGTTTAACCGCGATTTTCTGGGTATTGGTAATGATGGGACTAACACGGAGAAGCAACTTGCTATGGCGATGTCTGCATCTCATGGCTCTCAGGGTGCATCGCAGTCTGTAGACCCGGCGTGGTATGCGGATTCTGGCGCCACACACCATATTACTCATGAGCTGGACAAGCTCACCACCCGCGAGGCTTACCACGGCACCGATCAGGTCCATACAGCTAATGGAGCAG CTTGTTTTCTTATTAACAGGCTTCCTAGTCGTACCATCGACATGAAAACGCCTCTTCAGAGGCTTCTGAATGAAACACCTGACTACACCTTTTTTAAGGTTTTTGG GGACGTTATATTTGACGAGAATGTTTTCCCTTTTGTCAACATGCCAAATTCTCCCATGTCACCACCTGTTTCGGAGTCATCTCTACTCTCGGCTGACCAATTTATGGATATTGCACATGCTTCTCCTTTGCTTGCTGACCATGGTGCAGGTGTTGGACGCGGACATCGCCTGGAGGTTTTAATTCCGCAGTCGCCGGTGTTTCACGTCGATCGCAATGCTCCGCTGCATGGCTCTGCTCCGGGCTGCGTGCAGCCATGCAGCAGCTCCTCTCCGCCTGGCCCTGTCGGCTTTGCCCAGCCAGCAGCCGAGTCAGCCGAGCCAGCACCGGCTCGTGCCTCGGGCTCCGGCACGCGGACGGACGCGTCTCGCGCCGTGGACGGCCTGCGCGGGGATGCTTCCTCGCCACCACGCGCGCCTGCACGGCACTGCATTTCCTCGCCACCACGCGCGCCTGCACAGCAGTACATCTCCCCGGTGCGTACGCCTGTCTCCGCTTCGCTGCATGGAGAGCAGCAGCAGCCTGATTCGCTGCATGGAGAGCAGCAGCAGCTGCATGGACAGCATGATTCACTGCATGAAGAGCAGCAGCAGCATGATTCCCCTGCCCCGCACGATTCTATGCATGCAGAACAGCACCAGCAGGATTCTCCGTCCTGTACGCATTCAGAGCAGACTTCTGCTACCTCGTCTGGCGCACCTGCTACCTCAGCTCCAACATCTGCTGACACTGCTCCCGTAATAGCAACaacttctgctcctcctccaacTGGCCCTGTGACACGTCGGCGCCATGGGATTCATCAGCCCAAACAGCGTACTGATGGTACAGTTGCCTGGAATTGTGTTATAGCAGCTCATACAACGTTGAAACACACGCATGAACCCCGTGATTACAAAGAAGCTCTCCGCACTCCTCACTGGCGTGAAGCTATGGAGACTGAATTTTCTGCTCTTCAGGCTAATGGCACCTGGAAATTGGTACCTCCTGTGTCTGGAGTAAATTTGATTGATTCACGCTGGGTTTTCAAGGTGAAGCTGCATGCAGATGGTTCCATTGAGAGGTACAAGGCACGTCTGGTTGCTAAAGGGTATAAGCAGCGCTATGGTttggactatgatgagactttcagCCCTGTGGTTAAGCCAGCTACTATTCGTTTGTTGCTTGCTATGGCTCTTTCTCGTCGATGGCATCTTCGTCAGCTTGatattcagaatgcttttcttaatggttttCTGGATGAAGAAGTATATATGCGTCAACCTCCTGGTTTTATCGACTCCGAGAAGCCTGGTCATTACTGCAAGCTTGTTCGGTCATTATATGGGCTGAAGCAGGCTCCTCGTGCATGGCATGCTCGTCTCAGCTCTGTTCTTGGCTCTTTGGGATTTTCTCCGTCTGTGACTGATACCTCCTTATTTGTTCTTCGACGTTCGGATATTACAGTCTACCTATtggtctatgttgatgatatcattgtTCTCAGTTCCACAGCTGTTGCCATTCCCAAGTTGATCAGCCAGCTTCGCTCTGAGTTCTCTGTTAAAGATCTTGGTATTCTGCATTATTTTTTGGGCATTGAGGTGTCGTCACCCTCGTCTGGTAGTCTCCTTCTTCGCCAGCGCAAGTACGCTCTGGAGCTTCTTGCGCGTGCCGGTATGTTGAAGTGCACTCCTGTGACTACACCTATGGCGTCCTCTGAGCGTCTTTGCAGCACTGATGGTGATCCATTGCCTCCTGAAGAGGCTACTCAGTATCGCA TTGACAGTGGACTGCAGCTTTGGTCTTCCTCCTCTACACTGCTTTCAGCTTTTTCAGATGCCGACTGGGCTGGCAGTATAGATgacaggcgatccacggggggctaTGCTATCTTTTATGGAG GATTCAAGAAGCTGGTGCGGATGTGCTCTTGGCGTTCGGCTGGTCTGGTGGCCGCTGCTCGCTTCGTCGTTGTTGCCCAGTCCTATTCCAGCCTCCTCCTCAACGTCGTCATTGCCTCTATCGTCGCCGCGCATATCGTGTCAGGTTCAGGTCTGGTGGCCGCTGCTAGCCGCATCGCCGTCGCCCACTCGCCCGCCCTATTCAGCCTGCTCCTCAACGTCGTCGTTGGATCTATCGATTTTGGCCTCGGCT GTAATGGGCACTTTTGGAAGTTCTGA